Proteins from a single region of Flavobacterium sp. K5-23:
- a CDS encoding GlmU family protein, protein MNYILFDGPARNALLPFTFTRPVADILIGIMTIRQKWELHLGSTTTTITEEYLSDKYPMVELEENIMINASFLPNAVLAEMVSNLESNQVIFKGEEVVAFFTNENQEEVDFDSYEIIEYDDDCLTVENTWDIFSKNDAAIREDFEILTEGRKSKQIPQSVNVISPENIFIEEGAKLEFVTLNASTGPIYIGKNAEIMEGSVIRGPFALCEGAVVKMAAKIYGATTVGPHSRIGGEVNNSVLFGYSNKGHDGFLGNSVLGEWCNIGADSNNSNLKNNYEEVRLWSYETEGFAKTGLQFCGLMMGDHSKCGINTMFNTGTVIGVSANIFGSGFPRNFVPSFSWGGASGFTTYITKKAFETARLVMGRRDVEFDEKESAILEHIFEETKKWRKE, encoded by the coding sequence ATGAATTACATACTTTTTGACGGGCCTGCTCGTAATGCATTATTGCCTTTTACCTTTACACGTCCGGTTGCTGATATTCTTATCGGGATTATGACTATTCGTCAAAAATGGGAATTGCATTTAGGCTCTACTACCACTACAATTACTGAGGAATATCTATCGGATAAATATCCTATGGTGGAATTGGAAGAAAACATTATGATTAATGCTTCTTTTCTTCCTAATGCTGTCTTGGCTGAAATGGTAAGTAATTTAGAGTCAAATCAGGTTATTTTTAAAGGTGAAGAAGTAGTTGCTTTTTTTACCAATGAAAATCAAGAAGAGGTAGATTTTGATTCTTATGAAATTATTGAGTATGATGACGACTGCCTGACAGTTGAAAACACTTGGGATATTTTTTCTAAGAATGATGCTGCAATTCGGGAAGATTTTGAAATTTTAACCGAAGGAAGGAAATCGAAACAAATTCCTCAAAGTGTCAACGTTATTTCTCCTGAAAATATATTTATAGAAGAAGGAGCTAAACTTGAATTTGTGACTTTGAATGCTTCTACAGGACCTATATATATAGGTAAAAACGCTGAAATAATGGAAGGTTCTGTTATCCGTGGGCCTTTTGCTTTGTGTGAAGGTGCTGTTGTTAAGATGGCAGCAAAGATTTATGGCGCAACTACTGTTGGACCACATTCCAGAATTGGAGGGGAAGTTAATAATTCGGTATTGTTTGGATATTCAAATAAAGGTCATGACGGTTTCTTAGGAAACTCTGTCTTGGGTGAGTGGTGTAATATTGGTGCTGACAGTAATAATTCGAACCTAAAAAACAACTACGAAGAGGTAAGATTGTGGAGCTATGAAACCGAAGGTTTTGCCAAAACAGGACTTCAGTTTTGTGGTTTGATGATGGGAGATCACAGTAAATGCGGAATTAATACTATGTTCAATACAGGTACCGTAATAGGAGTGAGCGCTAATATCTTTGGAAGTGGTTTTCCCCGCAATTTTGTACCAAGTTTTTCTTGGGGTGGAGCTTCTGGTTTTACTACATATATAACAAAGAAAGCTTTCGAAACTGCAAGACTTGTTATGGGTCGAAGAGACGTTGAATTTGATGAAAAAGAATCAGCTATTTTAGAGCATATCTTCGAGGAAACTAAAAAGTGGAGAAAAGAATAG
- a CDS encoding sodium:alanine symporter family protein — protein MEEVIGVLNDIVWSNALIVLCLGTGLYFTLRTRFLQVRHIKEMFRLLFDGESSESGVSSFQALSMSLAGRVGTGNIAGVATAIAFGGPGAMFWMWMVAFLGASTAFVEATLAQIYKEKHLGQFRGGPAFYIERGLGVKWFGVLFAVVSVISAGLLLPGVQANSVADGIQNAFQLDTWMSGAAVAVMFGLIVFGGVKRIAKFTEYIVPIMAIGYILIVLVIIAIDYDQLPGVISLVFKSAFNMEAGFGAVFGLAIQWGVKRGIYSNEAGQGTAPHIAAAANVSHPTKQGLVQSFSVYIDTLLVCSATGFMLLITGKYNVQNPAFGTDGASEFLYNGAQNVSVGPGFTQSAMDSVFPGFGSYFVAIALFFFAFTTILAYYYIAETNISYLTRNLKSPIYTHILKVVMMLVIMYGSINQAKLAWDIGDLGVGLMAWFNIIAIILLQKPALAALKDYEKQKKEGKDPVFYPEDIGVTNAHIWNTINKKKED, from the coding sequence ATGGAAGAAGTTATTGGGGTGTTGAATGATATTGTTTGGAGTAATGCTTTAATTGTTTTGTGTTTAGGAACGGGGCTTTATTTTACGTTGCGCACTCGTTTTCTACAAGTACGACATATTAAAGAAATGTTTCGCTTGCTATTTGATGGTGAAAGTTCTGAATCAGGGGTTTCTTCTTTTCAGGCTTTATCCATGTCATTGGCAGGTAGAGTAGGGACTGGGAATATTGCAGGTGTTGCTACGGCGATTGCATTTGGTGGACCTGGAGCAATGTTTTGGATGTGGATGGTTGCCTTTTTAGGGGCGAGTACCGCATTTGTTGAAGCTACTTTGGCACAAATTTATAAAGAAAAACATTTAGGACAGTTTCGTGGAGGCCCCGCTTTTTATATAGAAAGAGGTTTAGGAGTGAAATGGTTTGGTGTTTTATTCGCAGTCGTTTCGGTTATTTCTGCTGGTTTATTATTACCGGGTGTTCAAGCAAACTCTGTTGCTGATGGAATTCAAAATGCTTTTCAATTGGATACTTGGATGTCTGGGGCTGCAGTTGCTGTTATGTTTGGTCTTATCGTTTTTGGAGGAGTAAAAAGAATTGCCAAATTTACCGAGTACATTGTACCTATTATGGCAATTGGTTATATTTTAATCGTATTAGTGATAATCGCTATTGATTACGATCAATTACCAGGAGTTATTTCTTTGGTTTTCAAAAGTGCTTTTAATATGGAAGCTGGTTTTGGAGCTGTTTTTGGTCTTGCTATTCAATGGGGAGTGAAAAGGGGAATTTATTCTAACGAAGCAGGTCAAGGTACAGCGCCACATATTGCCGCTGCCGCTAATGTTTCGCATCCTACTAAACAAGGTTTAGTTCAATCGTTTTCTGTTTATATAGATACTTTATTAGTTTGTTCTGCAACGGGGTTTATGTTGTTGATAACAGGAAAATACAATGTGCAAAATCCGGCTTTTGGAACTGATGGTGCTTCTGAATTTTTATATAATGGGGCACAAAATGTTTCGGTAGGCCCAGGATTTACTCAAAGTGCTATGGATAGTGTTTTCCCAGGCTTTGGGTCTTATTTTGTGGCAATAGCATTGTTTTTCTTCGCTTTCACAACAATTTTGGCTTATTATTATATCGCAGAAACTAATATTTCTTATTTAACTAGAAATTTAAAATCACCAATTTATACTCACATACTTAAAGTGGTTATGATGTTAGTGATTATGTATGGTTCAATTAATCAAGCAAAATTAGCTTGGGACATTGGAGATTTAGGTGTTGGATTGATGGCTTGGTTTAATATTATAGCTATTATTCTTTTACAAAAACCGGCTTTGGCAGCATTGAAAGATTATGAAAAGCAGAAAAAGGAAGGGAAAGACCCTGTTTTTTACCCAGAAGATATTGGAGTTACAAATGCACATATTTGGAATACTATAAATAAAAAGAAAGAGGATTAA
- a CDS encoding DUF4199 domain-containing protein yields MINEIIKKNGITYGIITGVALSLITAFMYAVDIELFIAWWTTLLSLSVFIVVPIILLSTTKKELNGVFTFKEAFTTYFISAVIGVLISVLFKIVLFNFIDPAIKDTLLDLTIKYLISTSEKFGVPASSLNETIKQLRETDPYSIVEQLKGSVFVIFFCAILGLIMAAIFKSKTSSQDY; encoded by the coding sequence ATGATTAACGAAATTATCAAGAAAAACGGAATTACCTATGGCATTATCACTGGAGTAGCATTATCATTAATCACTGCTTTTATGTATGCCGTTGACATCGAATTATTCATTGCTTGGTGGACAACACTTTTAAGCCTTTCTGTTTTTATTGTTGTACCTATTATATTACTCTCGACTACCAAAAAAGAATTAAACGGAGTTTTTACATTCAAAGAAGCCTTTACAACTTATTTTATTTCGGCAGTAATTGGCGTACTTATTTCTGTTCTTTTTAAAATTGTTTTATTCAACTTTATTGACCCAGCTATAAAAGACACTCTTCTGGATCTGACAATAAAGTACTTGATTAGTACTTCAGAGAAATTTGGCGTACCTGCTTCTTCTTTAAACGAAACAATTAAACAATTAAGAGAAACCGACCCTTATTCTATCGTTGAACAATTGAAAGGATCTGTTTTTGTTATCTTTTTCTGTGCTATTTTAGGATTAATTATGGCTGCAATATTTAAATCAAAAACTTCATCGCAAGATTACTAA
- a CDS encoding phospho-sugar mutase has product MNIPQNTLDAVNEWLTPTFDNDTQEAIKEMMTSSPKELEESFYKNLEFGTGGMRGVMGVGNNRINKYTLGKNTQGLSDYMHKVFPNQDLKVAIAYDCRHNSDTLAKVVADVFSANGIQVYLFSDMRPTPELSFAVKKLGCQCGIVLTASHNPPEYNGYKVYWEDGGQLVPPQDAAIIQVIEDLKYSEIKFEANEDLIQYIDSEIDEAFIKSSIENASFNTSAEAKENLSIVFTSLHGTSIKSIPATLEQAGYTNVHIVAEQAEPNGDFPTVKSPNPEEPEALTMALALADKTNADIVVGTDPDCDRLGVAVRNNEGKMILLNGNQSMILMTAFLLEQWKKAGKINGKQFVGSTIVSTPMMMELATNYEVECKIGLTGFKWIAKMIKDFPELEFIGGGEESFGYMVGDAVRDKDAVAATLLICEMAAQAKAKGSTVYKELLKLYVDNGFYKEYLVSMTKKGIEGLKEINQMMVDLRENPLKEINGERVVMMEDYKSSIAKNLFTGEDETMNIPKSDVLIYYTEDGAKIAARPSGTEPKIKFYISVKADLYDVADFAEVERSLDEKIKNIIIAMQLN; this is encoded by the coding sequence ATGAATATCCCACAAAACACATTAGACGCAGTAAACGAATGGTTAACGCCTACGTTTGACAATGATACTCAGGAAGCAATTAAAGAAATGATGACTTCTTCTCCAAAAGAACTAGAGGAAAGTTTTTATAAAAATCTTGAATTTGGGACTGGAGGAATGCGTGGTGTTATGGGCGTGGGAAACAACCGCATCAATAAATACACCCTGGGTAAAAACACCCAAGGTCTTTCTGATTATATGCACAAAGTGTTTCCTAATCAGGATTTAAAAGTGGCGATTGCTTATGACTGTCGTCACAATAGCGATACTCTAGCAAAGGTGGTTGCCGATGTTTTCTCTGCGAATGGTATTCAGGTGTATTTATTTTCGGATATGCGTCCAACACCCGAATTGAGTTTTGCAGTAAAAAAACTAGGTTGTCAGTGCGGAATTGTGCTTACAGCTTCACATAATCCTCCGGAATATAATGGTTACAAAGTGTACTGGGAAGACGGAGGACAACTTGTTCCCCCTCAAGACGCAGCTATCATTCAGGTTATTGAAGATTTAAAATACAGTGAAATAAAATTTGAGGCAAATGAAGATTTGATTCAATATATAGATAGTGAAATCGACGAGGCTTTCATCAAGTCTTCGATTGAAAATGCGAGTTTTAATACTTCGGCTGAGGCCAAAGAAAATCTGAGCATCGTTTTCACTTCATTACACGGAACTTCTATTAAGTCAATTCCAGCCACTTTAGAACAAGCAGGATATACTAATGTTCACATTGTTGCTGAACAGGCAGAGCCTAACGGGGATTTCCCTACCGTGAAATCTCCTAATCCAGAAGAACCGGAAGCATTGACTATGGCACTTGCCCTGGCTGACAAAACAAATGCCGACATTGTTGTAGGTACTGACCCTGACTGTGATCGTTTAGGGGTAGCCGTTAGAAATAACGAAGGCAAAATGATTCTCCTTAACGGAAATCAAAGTATGATTTTGATGACTGCTTTTTTATTAGAGCAATGGAAAAAAGCAGGAAAAATTAATGGCAAGCAATTCGTAGGTTCTACAATTGTTTCCACTCCTATGATGATGGAACTGGCTACCAATTATGAGGTGGAATGCAAAATAGGTTTGACTGGCTTCAAATGGATTGCCAAAATGATTAAAGATTTTCCGGAACTGGAATTCATAGGTGGTGGTGAAGAAAGCTTTGGTTATATGGTTGGTGATGCCGTACGTGATAAAGATGCCGTTGCAGCAACTTTATTAATATGCGAAATGGCAGCGCAAGCCAAAGCCAAAGGAAGTACTGTTTACAAAGAACTATTGAAATTATACGTTGATAACGGATTCTATAAAGAATATTTAGTTTCTATGACCAAAAAAGGAATCGAAGGTCTAAAAGAAATCAACCAAATGATGGTGGATTTACGCGAAAACCCTTTGAAAGAAATCAACGGGGAGCGTGTTGTAATGATGGAAGATTACAAATCATCAATTGCTAAAAACTTATTCACTGGAGAAGACGAGACAATGAATATCCCAAAATCAGATGTGTTGATTTATTACACTGAAGACGGGGCAAAAATTGCAGCAAGACCTAGTGGAACCGAGCCTAAAATTAAATTCTATATCAGCGTAAAGGCTGACCTATACGACGTAGCTGATTTCGCCGAAGTTGAGCGCTCCTTAGACGAGAAAATTAAAAATATTATTATTGCAATGCAATTGAACTAA
- a CDS encoding glycosyltransferase family 2 protein: MNLTILIPLLNEEESLQELYSWIIKVMQANNYSYEVIFLDDGSTDNSWKLIEGFSNENPNIKGIRFMKNFGKSQALHAGFAKAKGDVIITMDADLQDSPEEIPGLYNMITSQDFDLVSGWKKKRYDSVMAKNLPSKLFNWAARKTSGVELNDFNCGLKAYKNVVVKNIEVSGEMHRYIPVLAKNAGFGKIGEKVVQHQARKYGETKFGMERFINGFLDLITIWFLSRFGKRPMHLFGAMGSFMFIIGFMSAGYIGVSKLYYMYNDMRYSLVTNNPWFFIALTTMVLGTQLFLAGFLGEIILRSKNNEERYKIASELNL, translated from the coding sequence ATGAACTTAACTATCCTTATACCACTTCTTAACGAAGAGGAATCTCTACAAGAATTATACTCTTGGATCATAAAAGTGATGCAAGCCAACAACTACAGCTATGAAGTTATCTTCCTAGATGATGGTAGTACGGATAATTCTTGGAAACTTATTGAGGGGTTCTCGAATGAAAACCCAAATATAAAAGGGATTCGTTTTATGAAGAACTTTGGTAAATCACAAGCTTTACATGCTGGTTTCGCAAAGGCAAAAGGTGATGTTATTATCACTATGGATGCTGATTTACAAGACAGTCCAGAAGAAATTCCGGGTTTATACAATATGATAACGAGTCAAGATTTTGATTTAGTATCAGGTTGGAAAAAGAAGCGTTACGACTCCGTAATGGCAAAAAATCTTCCTTCTAAATTATTCAACTGGGCCGCTAGAAAAACATCTGGTGTGGAGTTGAATGATTTTAATTGTGGATTGAAAGCCTACAAAAATGTGGTTGTAAAAAACATAGAGGTTTCAGGTGAAATGCACCGTTACATTCCAGTATTGGCAAAAAATGCCGGTTTTGGTAAAATAGGTGAAAAGGTTGTTCAGCATCAAGCTAGAAAATACGGGGAAACTAAATTTGGTATGGAGCGTTTCATTAATGGCTTCCTGGATTTAATCACTATCTGGTTCTTATCTCGTTTTGGAAAAAGACCAATGCACTTATTTGGCGCTATGGGTTCGTTTATGTTTATCATTGGTTTTATGTCAGCAGGATACATAGGTGTTTCTAAACTATACTATATGTATAATGATATGCGATATAGCTTAGTGACTAATAACCCTTGGTTTTTCATAGCGTTAACCACTATGGTTTTAGGAACTCAATTGTTTTTGGCGGGATTTCTTGGCGAAATTATTTTACGCTCAAAAAACAACGAAGAACGTTATAAAATCGCGAGCGAACTTAATTTATAA
- a CDS encoding TonB-dependent siderophore receptor: protein MSLYKIIFVFLFGCIGFTSYAQSAIVKGVILDKNNLPLDNVNVTCSGFRAQSNVNGFYQIQVPANQKVAVIFTHISLKKTTVFLTLNTAEHYEFNLVMNDQEEQMGEIIVTTNNKKIVQGITSLDPAVIRKIPGANAGVENILKTLAGVNSNNELSTQYAVRGGNYDENLVYVNEIEVYRPFLIRSGQQEGLSFTNTDLVQNIDFSAGGFQSKFGDKLSSVLDITYRNPVEFAASLEASFLGGSLSVDAVSKNKKWTAITGVRYRNNSLLVKSQDTQTNYTPTFADIQTNINFQASTKWQWSFLGNVSQNKYQYQPLTRQTKFGTIDKPMALSVYYEGQERDKYDTYFGAMKTTFKATENFTLKFIGSVFHTLEQEYFDILAQYRLGEVDSNIGSVTYGGVSFTRGIGSQLNHARNDLDALIVNTEVKGIHDWKKNLFEWGVKYTRESIRDRIVEWEVIDSSGFSINPPIVILPKNDQPYSPYTGPLTPFQNIRAKNFNTINRFSGYGQWSRKGKIGRNEVWVNAGVRMQNWAVTGASEIGKGQTTISPRSQFAIKPDWEMDMVFRISGGLYHQPPFYRELRNAEGTVLPNVKAQQSVHFVLSNDYSFKLWERPFKLVSELYYKSLTDVNTYTIDNVRIRYAASNVATGYAQGLDLRLNGEFVPGTESWFSFGYLKTEENSNNRGYIARPTDQRLKFGVLFQDYMPNIPTVKLYLNLVYNTGLPGGSPSYSDPYQYQNRLNDYRRVDVGFSKVFIDNSTGKLNYGWFSSFKELSVGLEIFNLFNNQNAITNTWVRDVYTKNEYAIPNFMTTRVFNVKLSAKL, encoded by the coding sequence TTGAGTCTCTATAAAATAATTTTTGTTTTCCTTTTCGGCTGTATTGGGTTTACTTCATATGCTCAGTCCGCCATTGTGAAAGGTGTTATTCTAGATAAAAATAATCTGCCCTTGGACAATGTAAATGTAACTTGTTCCGGTTTCAGAGCACAATCTAATGTAAATGGTTTTTATCAGATACAAGTTCCGGCTAATCAAAAAGTGGCTGTAATATTCACTCATATCTCCCTAAAAAAAACTACGGTTTTTTTAACTTTAAATACTGCTGAACACTATGAGTTCAATTTGGTTATGAATGATCAGGAAGAACAAATGGGAGAAATAATTGTCACTACAAATAATAAAAAAATAGTTCAGGGAATTACAAGTTTAGATCCAGCGGTAATTCGTAAAATTCCAGGAGCTAATGCTGGTGTCGAGAATATCCTAAAAACCTTAGCAGGTGTAAATTCAAATAATGAACTGAGTACGCAATATGCTGTTCGTGGCGGAAATTATGATGAGAATTTAGTTTATGTAAACGAGATTGAAGTGTATCGCCCTTTTTTAATTCGTTCTGGTCAACAGGAAGGTCTTAGTTTTACCAATACCGACTTGGTACAAAACATTGATTTCTCAGCAGGAGGTTTTCAATCGAAATTTGGAGATAAATTATCTTCTGTCTTAGATATTACCTATAGGAATCCTGTAGAATTTGCAGCTTCACTTGAGGCTAGTTTTCTTGGCGGAAGTCTATCAGTCGATGCTGTTTCCAAAAACAAAAAATGGACTGCAATAACTGGAGTGCGATATAGGAATAATAGTTTATTAGTAAAAAGTCAAGATACACAAACGAATTACACACCTACATTTGCTGACATTCAAACCAATATTAATTTCCAGGCTTCGACTAAATGGCAATGGAGTTTTTTAGGGAATGTATCACAAAATAAGTACCAATATCAGCCTTTAACACGTCAGACAAAATTTGGAACAATTGATAAGCCTATGGCACTATCAGTATATTATGAAGGACAGGAAAGAGATAAATACGATACTTATTTTGGGGCAATGAAAACTACATTCAAAGCTACTGAAAATTTCACTTTGAAATTTATTGGCTCTGTTTTCCATACTTTAGAGCAAGAATATTTTGATATTTTGGCTCAATATCGTTTGGGTGAAGTCGATTCTAATATTGGGTCGGTTACTTATGGGGGAGTTTCTTTTACAAGAGGAATTGGTTCGCAACTTAATCATGCTCGAAATGATCTCGATGCCTTGATTGTAAATACGGAAGTAAAAGGAATACACGATTGGAAAAAAAATCTATTTGAATGGGGTGTGAAATACACGCGTGAATCGATAAGGGATCGCATAGTAGAATGGGAAGTTATTGATTCTTCAGGGTTTTCAATAAATCCTCCTATTGTAATCCTTCCAAAAAACGACCAGCCATATTCACCTTATACCGGTCCGTTGACACCTTTTCAAAATATAAGAGCTAAAAATTTCAATACCATTAATCGATTTTCCGGATATGGACAATGGAGCCGAAAAGGGAAAATAGGTAGAAACGAAGTTTGGGTAAATGCAGGTGTGAGAATGCAAAATTGGGCTGTTACAGGTGCAAGTGAAATAGGAAAAGGGCAGACCACTATAAGTCCAAGATCACAATTTGCAATAAAGCCCGACTGGGAAATGGATATGGTTTTTAGGATTTCTGGAGGATTGTATCACCAACCACCATTTTATAGAGAGTTAAGAAATGCCGAAGGGACTGTGTTGCCAAATGTAAAAGCGCAGCAATCAGTACATTTTGTTTTAAGTAACGATTATAGTTTTAAATTGTGGGAACGCCCTTTTAAATTAGTTTCCGAGTTGTATTATAAGTCTCTTACGGATGTCAATACCTATACCATTGATAATGTAAGAATACGATATGCGGCTTCAAATGTTGCAACTGGCTACGCTCAGGGATTAGATCTTCGCTTGAACGGGGAGTTTGTTCCTGGAACTGAATCCTGGTTTAGTTTTGGGTATCTTAAAACCGAAGAGAACAGTAACAATAGAGGTTATATTGCCAGACCTACGGATCAAAGACTGAAATTTGGGGTTTTGTTTCAGGACTATATGCCAAATATCCCAACGGTAAAATTATATCTAAATTTGGTATACAATACAGGATTGCCGGGAGGTTCCCCTTCGTATTCAGATCCTTATCAATATCAAAACAGGTTGAATGATTATCGAAGAGTTGATGTTGGTTTTTCTAAAGTGTTTATAGATAATAGCACCGGAAAATTAAATTATGGATGGTTTAGTAGTTTCAAGGAACTGTCTGTTGGATTGGAAATCTTCAATTTGTTCAATAATCAAAATGCAATTACGAATACTTGGGTTAGAGATGTGTATACAAAAAACGAATATGCGATTCCTAATTTTATGACTACAAGGGTTTTTAATGTAAAGTTGAGTGCGAAGTTATAG
- a CDS encoding type B 50S ribosomal protein L31 — MKKGTHPENYRLVAFKDMSNEDVFITKSTADTRETITVDGVEYPVVKMEISRTSHPFYTGKSKLIDTAGRIDKFKTKYAKHVK, encoded by the coding sequence ATGAAAAAAGGTACACACCCAGAGAATTACAGATTAGTTGCTTTTAAAGACATGTCAAATGAAGACGTTTTTATCACTAAATCTACAGCAGATACAAGAGAAACAATTACAGTTGACGGTGTTGAATACCCAGTTGTAAAAATGGAGATCTCTAGAACTTCTCACCCTTTTTACACAGGTAAAAGCAAACTTATCGATACTGCAGGACGTATTGACAAGTTCAAAACTAAATATGCTAAACACGTTAAATAA
- a CDS encoding ABC transporter ATP-binding protein yields MNNFKKIFPFLIPYKKYAYLNIFFNVLYALFGTLSFVSLMPMMDVLFGQSKKNYTVPSYKGIWELKDYISDSLSYYLTAITDLNGIGYTLSILVAGIITIFLLKNLSDYMAMFFITYLRNGILRDIRNAMYKKTLELPISFFSEKRKGDTISRIAADVNEVQNSFLSILELVVKEPLTIIFTIVTMFTISVKLTVFVFIFIPVSGYIISLIGKKLKKQSTKAQEEQGLFLSTIEETLGGLKVVKGYNSESYFNGIFQNSTNRFFSLSNTIGNRQNLASPMSEFMGIMVIAILLWYGGHMVLIEHSLKGAAFIAYMGLAYNILTPAKSISKASYSIKRGNAAAERILEILDQENTITSKIDAIDKNSFDSNITIKNINFKYEDEIVLKDFSLEVKKGHTVALVGQSGSGKSTIANLLTRFYDVNEGTITIDGVDIKDMDLQSLRGLMGLVTQDSILFNDTIKANIALGKQDATDEEIIEALKIANAYEFVKDLPLGIHTNIGDSGNKLSGGQKQRLSIARAVLKNPPIMILDEATSALDTESEKFVQVALENMMQNRTSIVIAHRLSTIQKADSIVVMQKGRIVEQGTHDELIALNGTYNKLVNLQSFE; encoded by the coding sequence ATGAACAATTTCAAGAAAATATTCCCTTTTTTAATACCATACAAAAAGTATGCATATTTAAACATCTTTTTCAATGTTTTGTACGCCCTTTTTGGAACACTTTCCTTTGTGTCATTAATGCCTATGATGGATGTATTATTTGGACAATCCAAAAAAAACTACACCGTTCCAAGCTATAAAGGAATTTGGGAATTAAAAGATTACATATCGGATTCCTTGAGTTATTATCTTACCGCAATCACAGACCTAAACGGAATAGGTTATACTTTATCCATTCTGGTTGCAGGAATAATTACTATATTCTTGTTGAAAAACTTGTCTGATTATATGGCTATGTTTTTCATTACCTATCTTAGAAACGGCATCCTGAGAGACATTAGAAATGCGATGTATAAAAAAACACTTGAATTGCCTATTTCCTTTTTCTCAGAAAAAAGAAAAGGGGATACCATTTCAAGAATTGCAGCTGATGTAAACGAAGTGCAGAATTCATTTCTATCTATTTTAGAATTGGTAGTAAAAGAACCTCTTACCATCATTTTTACAATTGTAACGATGTTTACCATAAGTGTAAAACTGACCGTTTTTGTTTTTATTTTTATTCCTGTATCTGGTTACATCATTTCCCTTATTGGAAAAAAATTAAAAAAACAATCAACTAAAGCCCAAGAAGAACAAGGATTGTTTTTATCAACTATCGAGGAAACCCTTGGGGGATTAAAAGTCGTAAAAGGATACAACTCTGAAAGTTATTTTAATGGAATTTTCCAAAACTCTACGAACCGTTTTTTTAGTTTATCTAACACTATAGGCAATCGACAAAACCTGGCTTCACCTATGAGTGAATTTATGGGAATTATGGTTATCGCCATATTGCTTTGGTACGGAGGACATATGGTTTTGATTGAACACAGTTTAAAAGGAGCTGCTTTTATCGCTTATATGGGATTAGCTTACAATATTCTTACACCAGCTAAATCTATCTCAAAAGCATCTTATAGCATCAAAAGAGGAAATGCTGCTGCTGAAAGAATCTTAGAAATACTGGATCAAGAAAACACCATTACCAGCAAAATAGATGCTATTGATAAAAACTCATTCGATTCAAATATTACTATAAAAAACATCAACTTTAAATACGAAGATGAAATCGTTTTAAAAGACTTTTCTCTAGAAGTTAAAAAAGGGCACACTGTTGCTCTTGTAGGACAATCTGGAAGCGGAAAAAGCACTATCGCTAATCTATTGACTCGTTTTTATGATGTAAACGAAGGAACGATAACTATTGACGGTGTAGATATCAAAGATATGGACCTACAATCTCTTAGAGGATTGATGGGTTTAGTAACTCAAGACAGCATATTATTTAATGACACCATCAAAGCGAATATTGCGTTAGGAAAACAAGATGCAACAGACGAGGAAATCATTGAAGCATTAAAAATTGCCAACGCGTATGAGTTCGTAAAAGATTTACCATTAGGCATCCACACAAACATAGGTGATAGCGGAAACAAACTTTCAGGTGGTCAAAAACAACGTTTATCTATTGCCCGTGCTGTTTTGAAAAATCCTCCTATTATGATTTTGGATGAGGCTACTTCAGCATTGGATACTGAAAGCGAAAAATTTGTGCAGGTGGCGCTAGAAAATATGATGCAAAACAGAACATCAATCGTTATTGCACACCGTCTTTCGACTATACAAAAAGCAGATTCAATTGTAGTGATGCAAAAAGGAAGAATTGTAGAGCAGGGAACTCACGATGAACTGATTGCATTGAATGGGACTTATAACAAATTGGTTAACTTACAATCGTTTGAATAA